Proteins co-encoded in one Scylla paramamosain isolate STU-SP2022 chromosome 43, ASM3559412v1, whole genome shotgun sequence genomic window:
- the LOC135093417 gene encoding cancer-related nucleoside-triphosphatase homolog has translation MTSSYRHVALMGPPGVGKTTFIKKVVGRLQEGGLTCQGFYTEEVRQEGSRTGFDVVTLEGQRGILARVSPEDSVRQGPRVGKYAVDVASFESLALPALHTELSRPAVLVLDEVGKMEMFSDDFVKGVRQAISSPSSTILATIPIPKGKPIPLVEEIRRNHSFLVVHLTRSNRDDPTLQEKIMNILRASLKI, from the exons ATGACTTCCTCCTACAGGCACGTAGCTCTAATGGGTCCGCCAG GTGTGGGCAAGACGACTTTCATAAAAAAGGTCGTGGGTCGCCTGCAGGAGGGCGGACTGACCTGCCAGGGGTTCTACACAGAGGAGGTGCGGCAAGAGGGGTCCCGCACTGGCTTTGATGTGGTCACCTTGGAGGGCCAGCGAGGGATTCTGGCaagagtgag CCCTGAGGATAGCGTTCGGCAGGGCCCCCGTGTCGGCAAGTATGCTGTTGATGTGGCAAGCTTCGAGTCACTGGCCCTTCCTGCTCTTCACACTGAG CTGTCCAGGCCGGCTGTTTTAGTGCTGGATGAGGTTGGGAAGATGGAAATGTTTAGCGACGACTTTGTGAAGGGAGTACGGCAGGCGATCTCCAGCCCATCCTCCACCATCCTGGCCACCATCCCCATCCCTAAGGGCAAGCCTATACCGCTGGTGGAGGAGATCAGGCGGAACCACAGCTTTCTAGTGGTGCAT CTGACACGATCCAACAGGGATGACCCAACACTGCAGGAGAAGATTATGAACATATTAAGAGCCTCCCTCAAGATTTGA